Proteins encoded by one window of Lycium barbarum isolate Lr01 chromosome 11, ASM1917538v2, whole genome shotgun sequence:
- the LOC132616996 gene encoding uncharacterized protein LOC132616996 — translation MQETGEDGYLCPSFNNFGYLAEMAAKISDEFQSSENNSFDGDNSGDEDFEFSLVSENPDTTEFIYNDGQTKFQSIFPVFNRDLLLTPDEDSKKVNDDKSASSIRIPLKNLFLEEQESSTSSEADELETIPEGTYCVWKPKITEPSPGKCKKSKSTGSASKRWPRIRDLLRRSNSDGKDSFVFLPPKKSIENNNIPRTISQVNSAENNVYANLTLILRDSETISDKLSAQRKTNQISQEKEKGIKDKTGKAKLAGKLKGSPAPAATQQALYYVRNREGKEVDKNRRKSYLPYRRDLIGFFAIGLSRPF, via the coding sequence ATGCAGGAAACCGGAGAAGATGGTTATTTATGCCCCAGCTTTAATAATTTTGGATATTTAGCAGAAATGGCTGCTAAAATCTCCGATGAATTTCAGTCATCGGAGAACAATAGCTTTGACGGAGATAACAGTGGCGACGAAGATTTTGAATTCTCTTTAGTCAGTGAAAATCCTGATACCACGGAATTCATCTACAACGACGGCCAAACTAAATTCCAGTCAATTTTCCCTGTTTTCAACCGCGATCTATTACTAACCCCTGATGAGGATTCTAAGAAAGTTAACGATGATAAGTCTGCTAGTTCAATTCGTATTCCTTTGAAGAATTTATTTCTTGAAGAACAGGAATCATCGACTTCGTCGGAGGCCGATGAATTGGAGACGATACCTGAGGGAACATATTGTGTGTGGAAGCCGAAGATCACTGAGCCGTCACCGGGAAAATGTAAGAAGAGTAAATCAACAGGATCGGCGTCGAAACGGTGGCCTAGGATTCGAGATTTGTTACGGAGGAGTAATAGCGACGGGAAGGATAGTTTCGTATTTCTCCCACCGAAAAAGTCGATAGAAAATAACAACATACCTCGTACAATCTCACAAGTGAATTCTGCAGAGAATAACGTATATGCAAACCTTACTCTCATCTTGAGAGATAGCGAGACTATTTCAGATAAACTCTCGGCTCAAAGAAAAACAAACCAAATCAGTCAAGAAAAGGAAAAGGGGATAAAAGACAAAACAGGAAAAGCAAAGCTGGCCGGAAAATTGAAGGGGTCACCAGCGCCGGCGGCTACTCAACAGGCACTTTATTATGTACGAAATAGAGAGGGTAAAGAAGTTGATAAAAATAGGAGAAAATCGTATTTACCGTACAGGCGAGATTTAATAGGATTTTTCGCCATTGGTTTGAGTAGACCATTCTAA